One window from the genome of Sphingomonas lacunae encodes:
- a CDS encoding DUF1272 domain-containing protein has protein sequence MLEMRPDCERCGTDLPAHAHGAFICSFECTFCAECADELDERCPNCGGELMDRPTRAKKHLAAHPASTERKHKG, from the coding sequence ATGCTTGAAATGCGCCCCGATTGTGAACGCTGCGGCACGGACCTGCCCGCCCATGCCCATGGCGCGTTCATCTGCTCGTTCGAATGCACCTTTTGCGCCGAATGCGCCGATGAGCTTGACGAGCGCTGCCCCAATTGCGGCGGGGAACTGATGGACCGGCCGACGCGGGCAAAGAAGCATCTCGCCGCGCACCCGGCCTCGACCGAGCGGAAGCACAAGGGGTGA
- the glmM gene encoding phosphoglucosamine mutase, giving the protein MGKRFFGTDGIRGLTNSAPMTAEVAMRVGMAAGTHFLRGSHKHRVVVGKDTRLSGYMLENAMVAGFTAVGMDVVQVGPMPTPAVALLTRSMRADLGVMISASHNPFHDNGIKLFGPDGFKLSDEDEHAIEALLESTPNLAKPNDIGRARRIEDARGRYIHAVKGSLPESVRLDGLKIVIDCANGAAYNSAPTALWELGAEVIAIGVEPNGRNINDQCGSTHPQLLRETVVASGADIGIALDGDADRLIVVDEHGTIVDGDQIMAALGLSWHGAGRLRGGGIVATIMSNLGLERRLQAEGLTLERTKVGDRYVLERMREGGFNVGGEQSGHMILIDHATTGDGTMAALQVLAAMIDSGKRASEFLKLFDPVPQLLKNVRYASGAKPLDADSVKAAIADGERDLAGSGRIVIRPSGTEPVIRVMAEGDNGDTVTAVVDRICEAVEKAAG; this is encoded by the coding sequence ATGGGAAAACGCTTTTTCGGCACTGATGGCATTCGCGGACTGACCAACAGCGCACCGATGACAGCTGAAGTGGCGATGCGGGTCGGCATGGCGGCGGGCACCCATTTCCTGCGCGGCAGCCACAAGCATCGCGTCGTGGTTGGCAAGGATACCCGACTGTCGGGTTACATGCTCGAAAATGCCATGGTCGCCGGCTTCACCGCTGTCGGCATGGACGTGGTGCAGGTCGGTCCGATGCCGACGCCTGCCGTTGCGCTGCTCACCCGTTCGATGCGCGCCGACCTGGGCGTCATGATCTCGGCCAGCCACAACCCCTTTCATGACAATGGCATCAAGCTGTTCGGTCCCGACGGTTTCAAACTGTCTGACGAGGATGAGCATGCCATTGAAGCCTTGCTTGAAAGCACCCCCAATCTCGCCAAGCCCAATGACATCGGTCGCGCCCGCCGCATCGAGGACGCGCGTGGTCGCTACATCCACGCGGTCAAGGGCAGCCTGCCCGAAAGCGTCCGGCTCGACGGGCTAAAGATCGTCATCGATTGTGCCAATGGCGCCGCCTACAACAGCGCACCGACCGCGCTGTGGGAACTGGGTGCCGAGGTCATCGCCATCGGCGTCGAACCCAATGGCCGCAACATCAACGACCAGTGCGGTTCGACGCATCCGCAGCTGCTCCGGGAAACCGTAGTCGCCAGCGGTGCTGATATCGGCATCGCGCTTGATGGCGACGCCGACCGGCTGATCGTCGTCGATGAACATGGCACCATTGTCGATGGCGACCAGATCATGGCCGCGCTTGGCCTCAGCTGGCATGGCGCGGGGCGTCTGCGCGGCGGTGGTATTGTCGCCACCATCATGTCGAACCTCGGCCTCGAACGCCGCCTGCAGGCCGAAGGGCTGACGCTGGAACGGACCAAGGTGGGTGACCGCTACGTCCTCGAACGGATGCGTGAGGGTGGCTTTAACGTCGGCGGCGAACAGTCGGGCCACATGATCCTCATTGACCATGCCACCACCGGCGACGGCACCATGGCCGCGCTGCAAGTGCTCGCCGCGATGATCGACAGCGGCAAGCGGGCGAGCGAATTCCTCAAGCTGTTCGATCCGGTCCCGCAACTGCTCAAAAATGTCCGTTACGCCTCTGGCGCCAAGCCGCTCGATGCTGACAGCGTCAAGGCGGCGATTGCCGATGGCGAACGCGACCTCGCCGGTTCAGGCCGCATCGTCATCCGTCCCTCTGGCACCGAACCCGTCATCCGCGTCATGGCCGAAGGCGACAATGGTGACACGGTGACGGCGGTGGTCGACCGTATCTGCGAAGCGGTGGAAAAGGCGGCAGGATAA
- a CDS encoding MFS transporter, translating to MANIPTPTVASIPNGRLAVLFMVMLVAAAGNTAMQSILPALGAKLGIADVWVSLAFSWSALLWVITAPKWARQSDKRGRKALMAVGIIGFVSSMLFCGLTLWAGLEGWLSAGVTFAFFALFRSLYGGFGSAAPPAVQAYVAARTEAAERTKALSLVASSFGLGTVIGPTIAPYLILPVLGLSGPLFVFAGIGVAVIIALRLVLPDDTPRFEVRGQVSAYPAAGGGGQIVDSDGDGEMDQDDRSSTERIGWFDPRVRGWNIAGLVGGHAQAMTMGVIGFLILDRLNLRQTPDLAAEPTGHVLWVGAIATLLAQWALIPLLSLKPRTAVISGCAVGGMGALLVGLGDTLPTISTGFAFAMLGFGLFRPGFTAGASLAVPRPLQGQVAGQTASINGAAYIVAPAIGVLLYNWHAELTFLLITTLCLGMSIWGWRGLKEAPVRNPEQ from the coding sequence ATGGCCAATATACCAACGCCGACTGTCGCCAGCATTCCCAACGGCCGCCTCGCCGTGCTGTTCATGGTGATGCTGGTCGCGGCAGCGGGCAATACGGCGATGCAGTCAATCCTCCCGGCACTGGGAGCGAAGCTGGGCATCGCCGATGTCTGGGTCAGCCTGGCCTTCAGCTGGTCGGCGCTGTTGTGGGTGATCACCGCGCCAAAGTGGGCGCGACAGTCGGACAAGCGGGGCCGCAAGGCGTTGATGGCGGTGGGCATCATCGGCTTTGTCTCGTCTATGCTGTTCTGCGGTCTGACCTTGTGGGCCGGCCTCGAAGGCTGGTTGAGCGCCGGGGTGACCTTTGCCTTTTTCGCCCTGTTCCGCAGCCTTTATGGCGGGTTCGGATCAGCGGCGCCGCCGGCGGTGCAGGCCTATGTTGCCGCCCGCACCGAAGCGGCTGAGCGGACCAAGGCGCTGAGCCTCGTTGCCTCGTCGTTCGGACTTGGCACGGTGATCGGCCCGACCATCGCACCCTATCTGATCCTGCCGGTGCTGGGCCTTTCGGGGCCACTGTTTGTCTTTGCCGGGATCGGCGTGGCAGTCATCATTGCGCTGCGCCTCGTGCTGCCCGATGACACGCCACGGTTTGAAGTGCGCGGGCAGGTGAGCGCCTATCCGGCTGCGGGCGGCGGCGGACAGATTGTCGATTCCGACGGCGATGGCGAAATGGACCAGGACGACCGCTCGTCCACCGAACGGATCGGCTGGTTTGACCCGCGTGTGCGCGGCTGGAACATCGCCGGACTGGTCGGCGGCCATGCGCAAGCAATGACCATGGGGGTAATCGGATTCCTGATCCTCGATCGGCTCAACCTGCGCCAGACTCCCGACCTCGCCGCCGAACCGACCGGCCATGTGCTGTGGGTCGGCGCCATCGCAACGCTCTTGGCGCAATGGGCGCTGATCCCCCTGCTCTCGCTCAAACCCCGCACGGCAGTCATTTCAGGATGTGCGGTCGGTGGCATGGGGGCCTTGCTGGTCGGGCTGGGTGACACGCTGCCGACGATCAGCACCGGCTTTGCCTTTGCCATGCTGGGCTTTGGCCTGTTCCGGCCCGGCTTCACTGCCGGCGCCTCGCTGGCGGTGCCCCGCCCATTGCAGGGACAGGTGGCCGGGCAGACAGCGTCGATCAATGGTGCGGCCTATATTGTCGCTCCGGCAATCGGTGTGCTGCTGTATAACTGGCACGCGGAACTGACCTTCCTTTTGATCACCACGCTTTGCCTGGGCATGAGCATCTGGGGCTGGCGCGGCCTCAAGGAAGCGCCTGTCCGCAATCCGGAGCAATAG
- a CDS encoding peptidylprolyl isomerase — translation MTAQTLTLTLDTGDVVIKLRPDLAPKHVERISQLASEGFYDGVVFHRVIAGFMAQGGDPTGTGMGGSKLPDLPAEFSTEPHVRGVCSMARAQNPNSANSQFFICFDDATFLDRQYTVWGVVESGMEHVDALPKGEPPRAPGKIVKATVA, via the coding sequence GTGACCGCACAGACCCTGACCCTGACGCTCGACACCGGTGATGTCGTCATCAAGCTCCGCCCTGACCTTGCGCCCAAGCATGTCGAGCGCATCAGCCAGCTCGCCAGCGAAGGCTTCTACGATGGCGTCGTGTTCCACCGTGTGATCGCCGGTTTCATGGCGCAGGGCGGCGACCCGACCGGCACCGGCATGGGCGGTTCCAAGCTGCCTGACCTGCCCGCCGAATTTTCGACCGAACCGCACGTCCGCGGCGTCTGTTCAATGGCCCGCGCGCAAAATCCGAACAGCGCCAACAGCCAGTTCTTCATCTGCTTTGACGATGCCACTTTCCTTGACCGCCAGTACACCGTGTGGGGCGTGGTCGAGAGCGGCATGGAACATGTCGATGCCCTGCCCAAGGGTGAGCCGCCGCGCGCTCCCGGCAAGATCGTCAAGGCGACTGTCGCCTGA